In a genomic window of Apteryx mantelli isolate bAptMan1 chromosome 2, bAptMan1.hap1, whole genome shotgun sequence:
- the TGS1 gene encoding trimethylguanosine synthase isoform X1 has translation MAPEARGRRVAALLLRAGAARGILCLCSRAFVEDRKLYKLGLKGFYVKEDNDSTGASEEENYCPKVALKVDTNHALDEEEVELDSEAELMKSMGLPLQFGGQSAHRDFVAIDNYRKRNNTKIMKKKKKKKKELQQKHQYNMGQESHEKACVGHNQSISDEPALATEQSEDRNKIQVMNEGNCKSSESLINEAFLNELKEKWERYWSEYGEGLLWQSWLEKHEEVRLSEATTTSEPWNSPDTKEEWEQHYRELYWYYWEQFQYWTSQGWTTDSSRNDSVKVNGLTQETGPSAKMDFVSPDAEYNQVLNSELSPSNIRSEETPTSSAEPHSEIISGICNINLNLEEVEQSRAVLTVTCDDPQKHSSSDSESQCPSVSSQKEPCDGGTRKRSASNENKSINQSGSQGSYQSKSNDKEQLLLDDKNEDEEEPPENRHAKLKRSHELDVDENPVEDPKETCSILGFKCGTGQKYGGIPDFTHRSVQYLEKNAKLKSRFLDMRKPRKSENTHIFFPEEPETTSFQKNKTLKKVEEFLKQVNKPVEEVASQKSIPQDKVEGSSTSSDSEDQESVTAQNVKLNAENHKSQSSSVVTCELGKNNHEEKTEEATANCCDSQGVGRQECDSGRELVCLDIPDYLRVETEDVSQVVGETKTAEKNRKKRRRRNRTVPGNVPAEIAADPELAKYWAQRYRLFSRFDEGIKLDREGWFSVTPEKIAEHIAVRVSQSFSCDIIVDAFCGVGGNAIQFALTSKRVIAIDIDPEKLSLARNNAEVYGVADQIEFICGDFMVLASDIKADVVFLSPPWGGPDYATAEIFDIQTMICPDGFEIFRLSKKITNNIVYFLPRNADIDQVASLAGPGGKVEIEQNFLNNKLKTITAYFGDLIRHDIS, from the exons aTGGCGCCggaggcgcgggggcggcgcgtggcggcgctgctgctgcgggcgggggcggcccgcggcATCCTCTGCCTCTGCTCCCGCGCCTTCGTCGA GGATCGAAAATTATATAAGCTGGGATTAAAGGGTTTCTATGTCAAAGAAGACAATGATAGTACAG GAGCATCTGAGGAAGAAAACTATTGTCCCAAAGTGGCATTAAAGGTGGACACTAATCATGCTTTGgatgaggaagaagttgaactaGACTCGGAGGCTGAGCTTATGAAGAGTATGGGATTGCCTCTTCAGTTCGGTGGACAGTCAGCTCACAGGGACTTTGTG GCAATAGACaattacagaaagagaaataacACAAAGAtcatgaaaaagaagaagaaaaagaagaaagagttaCAGCAAAAACATCAGTATAATATGGGGCAGGAATCTCATGAAAAAGCTTGTGTTGGTCATAACCAATCCATTTCTGATGAGCCAGCCCTAGCTACAGAGCAAAGTGAAGACAGGAATAAAATTCAGGTTATGAATGAAGGGAACTGTAAAAGTTCAGAAAGTCTTATTAATGAGGCCTTCCTCAATGAGCTTAAAGAAAAATGGGAGAGGTACTGGAGTGAGTATGGAGAGGGCCTTCTTTGGCAAAGTTGGCTGGAAAAGCATGAAGAGGTCAGGTTGTCTGAGGCCACAACAACCTCTGAGCCTTGGAATAGTCCTGACACCAAGGAAGAGTGGGAGCAGCATTATAGGGAACTGTACTGGTATTACTGGGAACAGTTTCAGTACTGGACAAGTCAAGGATGGACTACTGACAGCTCACGTAACGACAGTGTGAAAGTTAATGGGCTTACCCAGGAAACCGGTCCTTCAGCAAAAATGGACTTTGTCAGCCCAGATGCTGAATATAATCAAGTCCTGAACTCGGAGTTGTCTCCCTCTAACATCAGAAGTGAGGAAACACCTACTTCAAGTGCTGAGCCCCACAGTGAAATAATCTCTGGGATCTGTAACATAAATCTGAATTTGGAGGAagtggagcagagcagagcagttctAACAGTTACCTGTGATGATCCTCAAAAGCATAGTTCGTCTGACAGTGAAAGCCAGTGTCCTTCTGTTTCAAGCCAAAAGGAGCCATGTGATGGAGGAACCAGGAAAAGGAGTGCctctaatgaaaataaaagtattaaCCAGTCAG GTTCACAGGGCTCATATCAATCAAAGTCAAATGACAAAGAACAGTTGCTGCTTGATGACAAGAATGAAGATGAAGAAGAGCCTCCTGAAAACAGACATGCCAAACTCAAGAGAAG tCATGAGCTGGACGTGGATGAGAACCCAGTGGAAGATCCCAAGGAAACCTGTTCTATTTTGGGTTTCAAGTGTGGCACAGGACAAAA gtACGGTGGAATTCCAGATTTCACCCACCGAAGTGTGCAGTACCTGGAGAAAAATGCAAAACTCAAGTCCAGATTCTTGGACATGCGTAAACCAAGAAAGAGCGAAAACACACACATCTTCTTTCCAGAAGAACCTGAAACAAcatcttttcaaaaaaataaaactttgaagAAG GTAGAGGAGTTCTTAAAGCAGGTTAATAAACCTGTGGAGGAAGTTGCATCCCAGAAATCCATTCCTCAGGATAAAGTAGAGGGATCTTCTACAAGCAGCGACTCGGAGGATCAGGAAAGTGTTACTGCACAAAATGTGAAATTGAATGCTGAAAACCATAAGTCGCAGTCTTCCAGTGTGGTTACTTGTGAACTTGGAAAGAATAACCatgaagagaaaacagaagaagcaaCAGCAAATTGCTGTGATTCTCAGGGTGTGGGAAGGCAGGAATGTGATTCTGGAAGAGAGTTAGTCTGTCTGGATATTCCAGATTATCTTCGGGTAGAAACAGAAGATGTGAGCCAAG TTGTAGGTGAAACAAAGACTGCAGAGAAGAAccggaaaaaaaggaggaggaggaacagaacTGTACCAGGAAATGTACCTGCTGAGATTGCTGCTGATCCTGAGTTGGCCAAGTACTGGGCACAACGTTACAGACTGTTCTCACGGTTTGATGAGGGAATTAAACTAGATAGAG AGGGTTGGTTTTCTGTCACTCCTGAGAAAATAGCTGAGCACATTGCAGTGCGTGTCAGTCAGTCATTCAGCTGTGACATAATAGTGGATGCATTTTGTGGAGTTGGAGGAAATGCTATTCAGTTTGCTTTGACCTCAAAAAGAG TGATCGCTATTGATATTGATCCTGAGAAACTCAGTCTCGCACGTAACAATGCAGAAGTGTATGGTGTGGCAGATCAGATAGAATTCATATGTGGAGACTTCATGGTGCTGGCTTCTGATATAAAAGCAGATGTTGTGTTTCTCAGTCCTCCGTGGGGAGGGCCTGACTATGCCACTGCTGAAATCTTCGATATTCAAACTATGATTTGCCCTGATGG
- the TGS1 gene encoding trimethylguanosine synthase isoform X2, with product MAPEARGRRVAALLLRAGAARGILCLCSRAFVEDRKLYKLGLKGFYVKEDNDSTGASEEENYCPKVALKVDTNHALDEEEVELDSEAELMKSMGLPLQFGGQSAHRDFVAIDNYRKRNNTKIMKKKKKKKKELQQKHQYNMGQESHEKACVGHNQSISDEPALATEQSEDRNKIQVMNEGNCKSSESLINEAFLNELKEKWERYWSEYGEGLLWQSWLEKHEEVRLSEATTTSEPWNSPDTKEEWEQHYRELYWYYWEQFQYWTSQGWTTDSSRNDSVKVNGLTQETGPSAKMDFVSPDAEYNQVLNSELSPSNIRSEETPTSSAEPHSEIISGICNINLNLEEVEQSRAVLTVTCDDPQKHSSSDSESQCPSVSSQKEPCDGGTRKRSASNENKSINQSGSQGSYQSKSNDKEQLLLDDKNEDEEEPPENRHAKLKRSHELDVDENPVEDPKETCSILGFKCGTGQKYGGIPDFTHRSVQYLEKNAKLKSRFLDMRKPRKSENTHIFFPEEPETTSFQKNKTLKKVEEFLKQVNKPVEEVASQKSIPQDKVEGSSTSSDSEDQESVTAQNVKLNAENHKSQSSSVVTCELGKNNHEEKTEEATANCCDSQGVGRQECDSGRELVCLDIPDYLRVETEDVSQVVGETKTAEKNRKKRRRRNRTVPGNVPAEIAADPELAKYWAQRYRLFSRFDEGIKLDREGWFSVTPEKIAEHIAVRVSQSFSCDIIVDAFCGVGGNAIQFALTSKRGCFLSRARRES from the exons aTGGCGCCggaggcgcgggggcggcgcgtggcggcgctgctgctgcgggcgggggcggcccgcggcATCCTCTGCCTCTGCTCCCGCGCCTTCGTCGA GGATCGAAAATTATATAAGCTGGGATTAAAGGGTTTCTATGTCAAAGAAGACAATGATAGTACAG GAGCATCTGAGGAAGAAAACTATTGTCCCAAAGTGGCATTAAAGGTGGACACTAATCATGCTTTGgatgaggaagaagttgaactaGACTCGGAGGCTGAGCTTATGAAGAGTATGGGATTGCCTCTTCAGTTCGGTGGACAGTCAGCTCACAGGGACTTTGTG GCAATAGACaattacagaaagagaaataacACAAAGAtcatgaaaaagaagaagaaaaagaagaaagagttaCAGCAAAAACATCAGTATAATATGGGGCAGGAATCTCATGAAAAAGCTTGTGTTGGTCATAACCAATCCATTTCTGATGAGCCAGCCCTAGCTACAGAGCAAAGTGAAGACAGGAATAAAATTCAGGTTATGAATGAAGGGAACTGTAAAAGTTCAGAAAGTCTTATTAATGAGGCCTTCCTCAATGAGCTTAAAGAAAAATGGGAGAGGTACTGGAGTGAGTATGGAGAGGGCCTTCTTTGGCAAAGTTGGCTGGAAAAGCATGAAGAGGTCAGGTTGTCTGAGGCCACAACAACCTCTGAGCCTTGGAATAGTCCTGACACCAAGGAAGAGTGGGAGCAGCATTATAGGGAACTGTACTGGTATTACTGGGAACAGTTTCAGTACTGGACAAGTCAAGGATGGACTACTGACAGCTCACGTAACGACAGTGTGAAAGTTAATGGGCTTACCCAGGAAACCGGTCCTTCAGCAAAAATGGACTTTGTCAGCCCAGATGCTGAATATAATCAAGTCCTGAACTCGGAGTTGTCTCCCTCTAACATCAGAAGTGAGGAAACACCTACTTCAAGTGCTGAGCCCCACAGTGAAATAATCTCTGGGATCTGTAACATAAATCTGAATTTGGAGGAagtggagcagagcagagcagttctAACAGTTACCTGTGATGATCCTCAAAAGCATAGTTCGTCTGACAGTGAAAGCCAGTGTCCTTCTGTTTCAAGCCAAAAGGAGCCATGTGATGGAGGAACCAGGAAAAGGAGTGCctctaatgaaaataaaagtattaaCCAGTCAG GTTCACAGGGCTCATATCAATCAAAGTCAAATGACAAAGAACAGTTGCTGCTTGATGACAAGAATGAAGATGAAGAAGAGCCTCCTGAAAACAGACATGCCAAACTCAAGAGAAG tCATGAGCTGGACGTGGATGAGAACCCAGTGGAAGATCCCAAGGAAACCTGTTCTATTTTGGGTTTCAAGTGTGGCACAGGACAAAA gtACGGTGGAATTCCAGATTTCACCCACCGAAGTGTGCAGTACCTGGAGAAAAATGCAAAACTCAAGTCCAGATTCTTGGACATGCGTAAACCAAGAAAGAGCGAAAACACACACATCTTCTTTCCAGAAGAACCTGAAACAAcatcttttcaaaaaaataaaactttgaagAAG GTAGAGGAGTTCTTAAAGCAGGTTAATAAACCTGTGGAGGAAGTTGCATCCCAGAAATCCATTCCTCAGGATAAAGTAGAGGGATCTTCTACAAGCAGCGACTCGGAGGATCAGGAAAGTGTTACTGCACAAAATGTGAAATTGAATGCTGAAAACCATAAGTCGCAGTCTTCCAGTGTGGTTACTTGTGAACTTGGAAAGAATAACCatgaagagaaaacagaagaagcaaCAGCAAATTGCTGTGATTCTCAGGGTGTGGGAAGGCAGGAATGTGATTCTGGAAGAGAGTTAGTCTGTCTGGATATTCCAGATTATCTTCGGGTAGAAACAGAAGATGTGAGCCAAG TTGTAGGTGAAACAAAGACTGCAGAGAAGAAccggaaaaaaaggaggaggaggaacagaacTGTACCAGGAAATGTACCTGCTGAGATTGCTGCTGATCCTGAGTTGGCCAAGTACTGGGCACAACGTTACAGACTGTTCTCACGGTTTGATGAGGGAATTAAACTAGATAGAG AGGGTTGGTTTTCTGTCACTCCTGAGAAAATAGCTGAGCACATTGCAGTGCGTGTCAGTCAGTCATTCAGCTGTGACATAATAGTGGATGCATTTTGTGGAGTTGGAGGAAATGCTATTCAGTTTGCTTTGACCTCAAAAAGAG